A part of Paenibacillus donghaensis genomic DNA contains:
- a CDS encoding YrpD family protein has translation MPQGDAGGTVTGSFANILIDSAASTPVLNSTDFANVSISGNNTTITVSK, from the coding sequence GTGCCGCAAGGGGATGCAGGTGGGACAGTCACAGGCTCATTCGCAAACATTCTCATTGATAGTGCCGCCTCAACACCTGTTCTCAACTCAACCGATTTTGCTAATGTATCAATTAGCGGCAATAATACAACAATAACCGTTTCAAAATAA
- a CDS encoding YrpD family protein: protein MTAAADAIPGGIDGRATVQKNGSIGTFVIHTPTSTNGPTSRTYIYSGFSGTGKNKAGTSARAIEADMGLVYSNAYGVNKWQPIINYYWGSEADGHTTPGDRISPYNI from the coding sequence TTGACTGCTGCCGCCGATGCTATCCCCGGTGGTATTGACGGACGAGCCACTGTTCAAAAGAATGGAAGTATTGGCACATTTGTTATTCATACTCCAACTTCAACAAACGGCCCTACATCACGGACTTATATTTATAGCGGTTTCTCTGGCACAGGGAAAAACAAGGCAGGTACGAGTGCCAGAGCTATCGAAGCCGATATGGGATTGGTGTACTCCAATGCCTATGGAGTTAACAAATGGCAACCAATTATTAACTACTACTGGGGAAGTGAAGCGGACGGACATACAACTCCAGGAGATCGTATAAGTCCATATAATATTTAG
- a CDS encoding DNA-binding protein, with translation MRPSILKSLKPDVIVEMLEMAFRLENWDKMIKTADILYDCVQCIYQEQQYRKAKELLLLPLELEHPLVYYYGSSHLMRGIAHQEQGQYVESRVCIDKYAELGWLEGLGEEGLEVVEEFRFVAQANGHALDLISGRVEGLDAYAEFLRENPEEVLPGLDTIVRTALRHGLNVDDLIATFAEQTAEFGTYEDEGNLAHYYHYSYHIALYHKRTERRGEALKQVLQALSLAHQSGNDGHFKRSLALFESLREGATGEQVREVQEILRGCLGGESIE, from the coding sequence ATGCGCCCATCCATTCTAAAATCACTCAAACCAGATGTTATTGTGGAGATGTTGGAGATGGCTTTTCGCCTGGAGAATTGGGACAAGATGATTAAGACGGCGGATATTTTGTACGATTGTGTTCAGTGTATTTATCAGGAACAGCAGTATAGGAAGGCAAAGGAATTGCTGCTGCTGCCCTTAGAGCTGGAGCATCCACTGGTTTACTATTACGGTTCCAGTCATCTGATGCGTGGGATTGCTCACCAGGAGCAGGGACAGTATGTGGAGTCCAGGGTGTGCATCGATAAGTATGCCGAGCTGGGTTGGTTGGAGGGTCTGGGTGAGGAAGGGCTGGAGGTTGTGGAGGAGTTTAGATTTGTGGCACAAGCGAATGGGCATGCGCTGGATCTGATCTCGGGCCGAGTGGAGGGGCTGGATGCCTATGCGGAGTTTCTGCGGGAGAATCCCGAAGAAGTACTGCCGGGGCTGGATACGATTGTACGGACGGCGCTGCGGCATGGGCTGAATGTAGATGATCTGATTGCTACCTTCGCAGAGCAAACAGCGGAATTCGGGACGTATGAGGATGAAGGGAATCTCGCGCATTACTACCACTATAGTTACCATATAGCGCTATATCATAAGCGGACGGAGAGACGAGGGGAGGCGCTGAAACAGGTGCTGCAAGCGTTGAGTCTGGCTCACCAGTCGGGAAACGATGGTCATTTTAAAAGAAGTCTGGCGCTCTTCGAATCGCTGCGCGAGGGGGCGACGGGGGAGCAGGTGCGGGAGGTTCAGGAGATTTTGAGGGGATGTTTGGGCGGGGAATCAATAGAATAG
- a CDS encoding helix-turn-helix domain-containing protein, which produces MNLPESVGNRIRELRKAKGWTQEQLAEAASLHYSYVGGVERGDRNISLETLEKIIAAFQVPAVEIFRFEEDTNRRKAMDEHMVLISGRSTEEIAVLTRVNNEVIAAMEIKNKDKTKCTD; this is translated from the coding sequence ATGAATTTACCAGAAAGTGTAGGGAATCGGATACGCGAGCTTAGAAAAGCAAAAGGATGGACCCAAGAACAACTAGCGGAAGCTGCATCGCTTCATTACAGTTATGTGGGTGGTGTTGAGCGCGGGGATCGCAATATTTCTTTGGAGACACTGGAGAAAATCATTGCGGCATTTCAGGTTCCAGCTGTTGAGATTTTTCGTTTTGAAGAAGATACTAATCGTCGTAAGGCGATGGATGAACATATGGTGTTGATTAGTGGTAGGAGTACAGAGGAAATAGCAGTACTCACTAGGGTTAATAATGAAGTAATTGCTGCTATGGAGATTAAAAACAAGGATAAAACAAAATGTACAGATTAA
- a CDS encoding VOC family protein: protein MRVKLEGITVLALDVSRLTSFYRDVLGFKAIIEDNHYAEFENNGVRLAIFSAPLMADNTNGHHSFVEERKGQAFELNFECDSPEDVHVMYDDFVSKGATGITAPKAMSWGHTTGFFADPEGNIHSLFAVNPVTPENT, encoded by the coding sequence ATGAGAGTAAAATTAGAAGGAATCACTGTTTTGGCGCTTGATGTTTCTAGATTGACTAGCTTTTATCGTGATGTCCTAGGATTTAAGGCTATTATTGAAGATAATCATTACGCTGAATTTGAGAATAACGGCGTTCGTCTAGCCATCTTCTCGGCACCCTTAATGGCAGATAACACGAACGGTCATCATTCTTTTGTAGAAGAGCGTAAAGGGCAAGCCTTTGAGCTTAACTTCGAATGTGATTCTCCTGAGGATGTGCATGTTATGTATGATGATTTTGTTTCAAAAGGGGCTACGGGGATAACAGCGCCGAAGGCGATGTCCTGGGGGCACACCACGGGCTTCTTTGCAGATCCAGAAGGTAACATTCATTCCCTCTTTGCGGTTAACCCCGTAACGCCGGAGAATACTTAA
- a CDS encoding DNA-binding protein, with product MLESALFFEQWNKLIYTADILHNYAQRIYEERQYYKAKGLAIPLIKMEHPLVYYFGFSQQMRGIAYQKLERYEQAKDSIYRYAELGWIEDLGEEGIEIARNFRFLAKVNLYAVEILSGRTELLNDYVRFLQTYPKGMLDGLDVIIQTALCYKLNVDEQLCLLSDQIAGIKTEKDAEVQSKYSKFTSLVDLYNKQKAQYTGYLV from the coding sequence ATGCTGGAATCCGCACTTTTTTTTGAGCAATGGAACAAACTGATTTATACCGCCGATATTCTGCATAATTATGCTCAGCGTATTTATGAAGAAAGGCAGTATTACAAGGCAAAGGGACTAGCAATACCCCTAATTAAGATGGAACATCCGCTTGTTTATTATTTCGGGTTCAGTCAACAGATGCGGGGAATTGCATATCAGAAGCTCGAAAGATATGAGCAGGCCAAAGATAGCATTTACAGATACGCAGAACTTGGCTGGATAGAGGATTTGGGGGAGGAAGGTATAGAAATCGCCCGAAATTTTCGGTTTTTGGCAAAAGTGAATTTATATGCCGTGGAGATTCTATCAGGGAGGACGGAACTTCTGAATGACTATGTGCGCTTTCTTCAAACCTATCCTAAGGGGATGCTGGATGGTCTGGATGTAATTATACAAACTGCTCTGTGCTATAAATTGAATGTGGATGAGCAACTTTGCCTTTTAAGTGATCAAATAGCAGGAATCAAAACTGAAAAGGATGCAGAAGTGCAGTCGAAGTATAGCAAATTCACTAGTCTTGTAGATTTATATAACAAGCAGAAGGCTCAATACACCGGTTATTTAGTTTGA
- a CDS encoding helix-turn-helix domain-containing protein: protein MTKLRNMVGDRIRDIRKAKGLTQQQLAELSNLDDAYIGSVERGERNFSIDSLEKIVIALKINPSELLQSYDKQNAVEAAKRGAVDEYTVAMSGLNVDEIERIKRIVKEVRGAFK from the coding sequence ATGACAAAATTACGTAATATGGTCGGAGACAGAATCAGGGATATTCGGAAAGCAAAAGGTTTAACCCAGCAGCAACTAGCAGAGTTATCCAACCTGGATGATGCATACATAGGATCAGTAGAGCGAGGAGAGCGGAATTTTTCTATAGATTCTCTTGAGAAAATTGTGATAGCCTTAAAAATTAATCCAAGTGAGCTTCTGCAAAGTTATGATAAACAAAATGCGGTCGAAGCAGCTAAGCGAGGAGCAGTTGATGAGTATACTGTTGCTATGAGCGGGCTTAATGTAGACGAGATTGAGAGAATAAAGCGGATTGTCAAGGAGGTTAGAGGGGCGTTCAAATAA
- a CDS encoding helix-turn-helix domain-containing protein: MTELFYSRGLKTLGEKGGFYFSYIGQIERGEKNVSLLNLHKIAESLEVNLIQLFAYLDEDFVVTSVESDIQDIVGLLRGANDEKIRLAKNVLRELL; the protein is encoded by the coding sequence TTGACGGAGTTATTTTACTCTCGTGGTCTTAAGACGCTTGGTGAGAAAGGCGGATTTTATTTTTCATACATAGGGCAGATTGAACGCGGTGAGAAGAACGTATCTTTGTTGAATTTACATAAGATTGCGGAATCCCTTGAAGTTAATTTAATTCAGCTGTTTGCATATCTGGATGAAGATTTTGTCGTTACATCAGTAGAGAGCGATATTCAAGACATTGTGGGTTTGCTTCGTGGTGCTAATGATGAGAAGATACGGCTGGCTAAAAACGTGCTGAGGGAATTATTATGA
- a CDS encoding leucine-rich repeat domain-containing protein: MPTKLVKNIIVICLVLVFIPATVIWAASVITDPALAKVIRAELKLPATKELKVVDLQKLKSLYATESKSKITSLQGLEYAVNMQSLFLPSQKIRNITPLNKLKKLTFLAVEGNQITDLSPVSGLSSLQNLVVDDNKIRSLVPLKNLNKLTDLLASNNQVEDLSPIQKLKLEWLLLSGNKIQDLTPLKNHPTLEYLYLDNNLIRDIEVLETMPQLKEVSLANNPLNEQAEQVIQQLENNGVIVNLEKQ, translated from the coding sequence ATGCCTACTAAACTAGTTAAAAATATCATCGTGATTTGTTTGGTTCTCGTATTCATACCGGCAACCGTCATTTGGGCCGCATCCGTCATTACGGACCCGGCTTTGGCGAAAGTCATTCGAGCGGAATTAAAGCTGCCGGCTACTAAAGAGCTGAAGGTGGTTGATTTGCAGAAGTTGAAATCTTTGTATGCCACGGAATCCAAGTCTAAAATCACCAGCTTACAAGGCCTTGAATATGCCGTTAACATGCAGAGCTTATTTCTGCCGAGTCAAAAGATAAGGAATATTACACCGCTAAACAAGTTGAAAAAGTTAACGTTTTTAGCTGTTGAGGGGAATCAAATTACTGATCTTTCACCGGTTTCCGGGTTAAGTTCTCTGCAGAATTTGGTTGTTGACGATAACAAGATAAGAAGTCTGGTGCCGTTAAAAAATCTAAATAAGCTGACCGATCTTCTTGCCAGCAACAATCAGGTGGAAGATCTAAGTCCCATTCAGAAATTGAAGTTAGAATGGCTCTTACTGAGCGGAAATAAAATTCAAGATCTGACGCCTTTAAAAAATCATCCAACATTGGAGTATCTCTATCTGGACAATAACCTCATCCGGGATATTGAAGTGTTAGAAACGATGCCGCAATTAAAAGAAGTATCTTTAGCAAACAACCCGCTGAATGAGCAAGCGGAGCAGGTTATTCAACAGCTGGAGAACAATGGCGTCATAGTAAATTTGGAAAAACAATGA
- a CDS encoding GNAT family N-acetyltransferase gives MTININKCTFEDIGLLQEISIETFNETFKNQNSPENMKAYLNRAFNLKQLEKELSNISSDFYFIYSNEEVAGYLKVNTNDAQSEIMDNDSLEIERIYIRNKFHKQGLGKYLINKAIEIAIERNKEKIWLGVWEKNESAITFYKKMEFVQTEAHSFYMGDEEQIDFIMTKTL, from the coding sequence ATGACTATAAATATAAACAAGTGCACGTTTGAAGATATAGGCTTACTTCAAGAAATTAGTATTGAAACATTTAATGAGACATTTAAGAATCAAAATTCACCTGAAAATATGAAAGCCTACTTGAACAGAGCATTTAACTTAAAACAATTAGAAAAAGAACTATCAAATATTTCCTCGGATTTCTATTTTATTTATTCTAATGAGGAAGTTGCCGGGTATTTAAAGGTAAACACCAATGATGCTCAATCTGAAATAATGGACAATGATTCGCTTGAAATCGAGAGGATTTATATAAGGAATAAATTTCATAAACAGGGGCTTGGTAAATATCTAATTAATAAAGCTATAGAAATAGCAATAGAACGGAATAAAGAGAAGATCTGGCTAGGGGTTTGGGAAAAAAATGAAAGCGCAATTACCTTTTATAAAAAAATGGAGTTTGTTCAAACAGAAGCCCACTCTTTCTATATGGGTGATGAAGAGCAAATAGATTTTATAATGACCAAAACACTATAA
- a CDS encoding MarR family winged helix-turn-helix transcriptional regulator, whose protein sequence is MKEVLREVGMIARSLDSISNIEFKKHDLTKGQYLYLVRICENPGIIQEKLAEMIKVDRTTAARAIKKLEMNGFIEKNNDQYNKKIKKLFPTEKGNTVYPFLKRENDYSNRAALSGFSETEVETMFNLLQRVRKNVEKDWEYVKKGNKRNY, encoded by the coding sequence ATGAAGGAAGTTCTACGTGAGGTTGGAATGATTGCTAGGTCATTGGATTCAATAAGTAATATAGAATTTAAAAAACATGACCTTACAAAAGGACAGTACTTGTACCTCGTGCGAATATGTGAAAATCCAGGAATTATTCAAGAAAAGTTAGCTGAAATGATAAAGGTAGACCGTACAACAGCTGCTCGTGCTATAAAGAAACTTGAGATGAATGGATTTATTGAAAAGAATAATGATCAATATAACAAAAAAATAAAAAAACTATTTCCTACAGAGAAAGGAAATACTGTCTACCCTTTTTTAAAAAGGGAAAACGATTATTCTAATAGGGCCGCATTATCTGGATTCTCCGAAACTGAAGTAGAAACCATGTTCAACCTGCTGCAAAGAGTCAGAAAAAATGTAGAAAAAGACTGGGAGTATGTAAAAAAGGGAAACAAGAGAAATTATTGA
- a CDS encoding putative holin-like toxin, whose protein sequence is MTVFEAMMLMLTFGLLIVALLSNKRK, encoded by the coding sequence GTGACAGTGTTCGAAGCAATGATGCTCATGCTAACCTTTGGTTTGCTAATCGTAGCGCTGCTGTCCAATAAACGCAAATAG
- a CDS encoding helix-turn-helix domain-containing protein encodes MPEESKSDLVKRIGERIRRMRKEKQLSQEQLTELSGLHTNYVGQVERGEKNVTLETLEKVVLGLGISLEELFRYVGPMEKKDALSEIVELLVDRPVEDQRMALSLLKTVTTWGDK; translated from the coding sequence ATGCCAGAAGAGTCCAAATCAGATCTTGTAAAACGAATTGGTGAAAGAATTCGGCGTATGCGTAAAGAAAAGCAGTTATCCCAAGAACAGCTCACAGAGCTATCTGGGTTACATACAAATTATGTTGGACAAGTAGAGCGCGGAGAGAAGAACGTGACTCTTGAAACATTGGAGAAGGTTGTTTTAGGGTTGGGTATTTCTTTGGAGGAGTTATTTCGATATGTTGGTCCAATGGAAAAGAAAGATGCTCTGAGCGAAATTGTGGAGTTGCTGGTTGATCGGCCGGTGGAGGATCAGAGAATGGCGTTGAGTTTGTTGAAGACTGTGACTACTTGGGGAGATAAGTAA
- a CDS encoding S-layer homology domain-containing protein, with product MTSLLRKFKSTASVVLVLSLLLSLFPQTIFASTASSSKEFLSFSVEGNLGIVDNENHTIQVVVPYRSAVNNMFEVFSVSDGASVLNHTSSVTRTNYSSPVALTVVAEDNSSQVYTVTVTIGPSNLKSILSFNLSNPAATGFIDDEAFAIFLTVPQGTDVTNLMPTFTTDEGAAKVKVNDVVQTSGGTPQDFTQPLTYTVVALDGSTRNYVVTVNIQRVLSTAKEITYFGLASHSSIGVIDEMNHTISLTVPYGTDRASLVPVFMSTGSGVYVNGIQQISGEEVSNFSSQTTYTVYDEAGGSQTYTVTVQVAPQDASITKEMLTFSIAGVEGTVDEASHTISVVLPAGVARHNQIASFTTNGNKVRIGEDIQSSGYTVNDFTNPLTYTVSAENGLTQSYLVTVVMANQLLSYDLIYPIHATGVINSVNKTISFDIPYGTDLGLTKAVHVTTGDRLEINGIVQQSGVTESNLSLSPIINAIDSENSIIPYTLIINRALNPAKDITSFSINGVAGTYANIDGDTYSIELPYGTDVTTLVPTFITTGTTVKVGGVTQTSGVSAQNFTNSVIYTVTAADVSTKNYAVFVTLEAAPTPTPTIAPTPTPTPTPTPTIAPTTTAPTTAPTIAPTTTAPTTAPTTAPTIAPTTAPTIAPTTTAPTTAPTTTAPTIAPTTAPTIAPTTAAPTTAPPTTTAPFYNEKVDLDVVKAIAEKAKSAPVLEFKDVTKGDPNAKAVEVATKLGIITGYDDGSFHADAAVTRAEFATMLLKALGLEVTDKSNFKDVKDHWASDAISRLKASGITIGYLDGTFKPNKTITRAEIAAMLSAVINPNLAKEAKFKDISGNWAEAEINILSDMGIVKGTDDGLFKPNANATRSESLLMILRMLNISLDFSLDIE from the coding sequence TTGACAAGTTTGCTAAGGAAATTTAAAAGTACCGCATCAGTAGTTCTCGTCTTAAGCCTATTATTAAGTTTGTTTCCACAGACTATTTTTGCGAGTACTGCAAGTTCATCAAAGGAATTCCTTTCTTTTTCAGTAGAAGGTAATCTCGGTATCGTTGATAACGAGAATCATACAATCCAGGTTGTCGTTCCTTATCGTTCGGCCGTTAATAACATGTTTGAAGTCTTTTCAGTTTCTGACGGTGCATCAGTTCTTAATCATACTAGTTCTGTTACGCGTACGAATTATTCTAGTCCTGTAGCGTTAACTGTTGTTGCTGAGGATAACAGTAGTCAGGTTTACACGGTAACGGTAACCATCGGACCAAGTAACTTAAAGTCCATACTTTCTTTTAATTTATCTAATCCTGCAGCTACGGGTTTTATCGACGACGAAGCCTTTGCGATCTTTCTTACCGTTCCGCAAGGTACAGATGTAACTAACTTAATGCCTACGTTTACTACAGATGAAGGTGCAGCTAAAGTAAAAGTAAATGACGTTGTTCAAACAAGTGGTGGCACCCCTCAGGATTTCACACAACCTTTGACGTATACAGTTGTAGCGTTGGATGGTAGCACACGCAACTATGTGGTTACTGTTAATATACAAAGAGTGCTTAGTACTGCCAAAGAAATTACTTATTTCGGGTTGGCTTCACATTCTTCAATCGGGGTTATTGATGAGATGAATCATACGATATCTCTTACGGTTCCCTACGGAACAGACCGGGCATCATTAGTGCCTGTTTTTATGTCCACTGGTAGTGGAGTCTATGTTAATGGAATACAGCAAATTAGTGGAGAGGAAGTCTCTAATTTCTCATCGCAAACTACCTATACCGTTTATGATGAAGCAGGTGGGTCTCAAACCTATACAGTTACTGTACAAGTTGCGCCTCAAGATGCAAGTATAACCAAAGAAATGCTGACTTTTAGCATTGCTGGTGTAGAGGGTACCGTGGATGAAGCTTCTCATACCATATCTGTTGTGTTACCTGCGGGAGTTGCACGCCATAATCAAATTGCATCGTTTACAACAAATGGTAATAAAGTAAGAATTGGAGAAGATATTCAAAGTTCGGGGTATACGGTAAACGATTTTACTAACCCGTTAACGTATACTGTTTCTGCAGAGAATGGGTTAACACAAAGTTATTTGGTGACAGTGGTCATGGCCAATCAACTGCTTTCATACGATCTAATTTACCCCATTCATGCGACTGGAGTGATCAATTCGGTTAATAAAACAATCTCATTTGATATTCCCTATGGAACTGATCTAGGTTTAACAAAGGCTGTACACGTTACAACGGGAGACCGCCTTGAAATCAATGGAATTGTCCAACAATCAGGTGTTACGGAATCTAATTTAAGTCTATCTCCAATTATCAATGCTATAGACTCCGAGAATTCAATTATCCCTTATACACTGATCATAAATAGGGCTTTGAATCCTGCGAAAGATATAACCTCATTCTCCATCAATGGGGTGGCTGGTACTTATGCCAATATCGATGGTGATACTTATAGTATTGAATTACCTTACGGGACAGATGTAACTACACTTGTGCCAACCTTCATCACAACTGGAACTACTGTTAAAGTTGGCGGTGTCACCCAAACATCAGGTGTATCGGCTCAGAACTTTACTAACAGTGTAATATATACTGTTACTGCGGCAGATGTCTCTACTAAAAATTACGCAGTTTTTGTAACCTTGGAGGCCGCACCAACACCAACACCAACAATAGCACCAACACCAACACCAACACCAACACCAACGCCAACAATAGCACCAACAACAACAGCACCAACAACAGCGCCAACAATAGCACCAACAACAACAGCACCAACAACAGCACCAACAACAGCGCCAACAATAGCACCAACAACAGCGCCAACAATAGCACCAACAACAACAGCACCAACAACAGCACCAACAACAACAGCACCAACAATAGCACCAACAACAGCGCCAACAATAGCACCAACAACAGCAGCACCAACAACAGCACCACCAACAACAACAGCACCATTCTACAACGAAAAGGTTGATCTTGATGTTGTTAAGGCTATTGCAGAAAAGGCAAAATCTGCACCTGTGCTAGAATTCAAGGATGTAACTAAGGGCGATCCAAACGCTAAAGCAGTCGAAGTAGCGACTAAGCTTGGAATTATTACGGGGTATGATGATGGTTCATTCCATGCGGATGCCGCGGTAACAAGAGCAGAATTTGCGACTATGCTATTAAAAGCGCTTGGTCTAGAAGTTACAGACAAGTCCAATTTCAAAGATGTTAAGGATCACTGGGCATCAGATGCAATATCTAGATTAAAAGCTAGTGGTATTACCATCGGTTACTTGGATGGAACATTCAAACCGAATAAGACTATTACTAGAGCAGAAATAGCGGCTATGCTTTCCGCAGTAATTAACCCCAATTTAGCAAAAGAAGCTAAGTTCAAGGATATTTCTGGTAATTGGGCAGAGGCGGAGATAAATATATTATCTGATATGGGTATCGTAAAGGGGACCGATGATGGTTTGTTTAAACCGAATGCTAATGCTACGAGATCTGAGTCGTTACTCATGATCTTGCGCATGCTAAACATCAGTCTTGATTTTTCGTTAGACATAGAGTAA
- a CDS encoding nitrilase-related carbon-nitrogen hydrolase — translation MMDYPKYKAAAVQAAPVWLDLEASTEKACRLIEEAAGNGAKIIAFPEAFLPGYPWWILHGDPIMYGMKYWERFYKNSVEIPGSTVSKLSAAAKNNDIYVSISVTEKDGGSLYLTQLWFDNKGNLMGKHRKVKPTIGERTIWGEGDSSMMPVFATAELGRVGGLQCWEAYHRLSAKAMPVLSVLMVSLSQSRYQENWKESLMPKLI, via the coding sequence ATGATGGATTACCCTAAATATAAGGCGGCAGCAGTACAGGCAGCTCCAGTATGGCTGGATCTGGAGGCTTCTACTGAGAAGGCATGTAGACTCATTGAGGAAGCAGCGGGTAATGGTGCGAAAATCATTGCATTTCCGGAAGCCTTCCTGCCAGGCTATCCATGGTGGATTTTACATGGTGACCCCATTATGTATGGTATGAAATATTGGGAACGTTTCTATAAAAACAGTGTGGAAATTCCAGGTTCGACTGTATCTAAGCTGAGTGCCGCCGCCAAAAACAATGATATCTATGTTTCTATCTCCGTGACCGAAAAAGATGGAGGTTCGCTCTACTTAACGCAACTATGGTTTGACAATAAGGGGAATTTGATGGGTAAGCATAGAAAAGTCAAGCCTACGATAGGTGAACGAACCATCTGGGGCGAGGGAGACAGCTCCATGATGCCTGTATTTGCTACTGCTGAACTCGGAAGAGTTGGAGGTCTGCAATGCTGGGAGGCGTACCACAGACTATCGGCGAAGGCCATGCCGGTATTATCAGTCCTAATGGTCTCATTGTCTCAGAGCCGATACCAAGAGAACTGGAAGGAATCGCTTATGCCGAAATTGATTTGA
- a CDS encoding AraC family transcriptional regulator: MQTILTADQVEEQERFAYWREMACDVFVQLDASRLSRQTFTGRMEIGSLEDIQISEVSADPQHIVRSKHHIDNSGEDFFLVNLQIAGKGYTEQDQREASLQPGDFVLYDSTRPYILHFEQPFQQIVFQFPRSLLLSRCRQAEQMTSVRIPGMQHPVSAMVSTLMRTVAASYLYLDSITRMRVVESTLDLLATSLSTISNVKLDEISSAANIHRAGALAFITAHFSRIFKQYFGVSPSEYRTAVLNPSGIQKRS; the protein is encoded by the coding sequence GTGCAAACTATCTTGACAGCGGATCAGGTAGAGGAACAGGAACGTTTTGCATATTGGCGGGAAATGGCCTGTGACGTATTTGTACAGCTTGATGCATCCAGACTCTCCCGTCAGACCTTCACAGGACGGATGGAAATCGGTTCTCTGGAGGACATTCAAATTTCTGAAGTGTCAGCGGATCCCCAGCACATTGTTCGCTCGAAGCACCATATTGACAACTCCGGGGAAGACTTTTTTCTCGTCAATTTACAAATTGCAGGTAAAGGCTATACTGAGCAGGATCAGCGTGAGGCTAGCCTTCAGCCTGGTGACTTTGTCCTATATGACAGTACCAGACCGTACATTCTGCATTTTGAGCAACCGTTTCAACAAATTGTTTTCCAGTTCCCCCGCTCCCTGCTGCTTTCACGCTGCCGTCAGGCAGAACAGATGACATCAGTCCGTATTCCTGGAATGCAGCATCCGGTTAGCGCTATGGTATCCACATTAATGAGAACAGTAGCTGCCTCCTATCTCTATCTTGACTCTATAACCCGGATGCGTGTAGTCGAAAGCACGCTGGATTTGCTGGCAACCTCGTTAAGCACAATCTCCAATGTCAAGCTGGATGAGATCAGCTCCGCAGCCAATATCCACCGTGCGGGCGCCCTGGCATTCATCACCGCCCACTTTAGCCGTATTTTCAAGCAATATTTTGGAGTAAGTCCGTCGGAATATCGCACCGCCGTTTTGAACCCATCCGGAATACAGAAGCGATCTTAA